One Stigmatella aurantiaca genomic window, GAGGAACTGCTGCGGGAGCTGCCCCCCTTGCTGGAGCGGCTGGAGCAGCAGCACGCCTGAGCGCTCCTGCTGCTTCCTCTAGAAGGTAATAGAAGAGAGGATCTAAGTAGTAGAGACAGTAGGCAGCTCAGACTTGGGGAAAAGTCTGTAAGCGCCCGAAGGGACTGAAGAATCCCGGAAATGCTACATGTGGGCAAGTTGGCGGTTTCCCCCGGGCATCCACACCCCCCCCCTTTTCCCCCGGGGTTTTCCACAGGCATCCCCGTCTCCTCCACAGGCCATCCACAGGTATTCTGGGGGACAAGGCCCCAGCGGAAGACCGGGCTGTAGGAAAGTCCATGGACCTCTACCGGGGCGAGCAGATTGGGAAGTACGAGGTCATCACCCGGCTGTCGGTGGGCGGCATGGCGGAGCTCTTCCTGGGCTTCACCTCGGGCCCGGGGGGCTTCCGCAAGTACGTGGCCCTCAAGCGCATCCTCCCGGACGTGCGCAGCAACGAGCAGTTCGAGCGCATGTTCCTGGACGAGGCGCGCATCACCGCGGCCTTCAACCACCCGAACATCGCCCAGGTGTACGAGCTGGGGCAGGAGGACGACGGCCTCTTTCTGGCCATGGAGTTCGTCGCCGGCCAGAATCTGGATCAGGTCACCGACGCCTGCCTCCGCCGCAAGCAGCCCCTGCCCCTGGGCATGAGCCTGGCGGTGGGCCGGGACGTGTGCCTGGCGCTGCACTACGCGCACGCGTTCACCGGGCCCTCGGGCCGCCCCAGCCCCGTCATCCACCGGGACGTCGCCCAGAAGAACATCATGGTGACGTACGACGGGGTGGTGAAGCTGCTGGACTTCGGCATCGCCAAGGCGCGCGGCAGCCTGGAGCGCACGCACGTGGGCACGGTGAAGGGCACCGCCGGGTACATGTCCCCCGAGCAGGTGCGCGGCGATCCGCTGGATGGGCGCAGTGACGTGTTCAGCCTGGGCGTGGTGCTCTGGGAGCTCGTCACCGGGCAGCGCCTGTTCGCCGGAGAGACTGAGCGCGACGAGATGCTGAACATCCTGGAGGCGCCCATCCCCTCCCCGCGCCAGCGCGCCAGCCACGTGTCCGAGGACGTGGCCGCCGTCATCCTCAAGGCGCTGGAGCGCAACGCGGGGGACCGCTGGCAGAGCGGCCGGGACATGGCGCGGGCGCTGGAGGATGCCGCCGGGCGGATGATGTTCGATCTCGAGCGGCGCGCGGCGCTCATGCGCTCGCTGTTCCAGGCGAAGATGGCCTCGACGCAGGCCCTGCTGGACAGCGCGGACACGAGCAAGGCGCCCGCGCCCTCCGGGCCGGAGCCCGCCGTCATCGTCTCCCCGGACGTGGCCGAGCCCGAGGAGTGGGATCGCACCCCCACCCGGAACCCCGCGGACGAGGAGCTGGAGGCGCAGGCCGCGGCCCTGAGCGCCCGGGCCACCGCGATGCCCGAGGATGCCGCCGCGCGGGATGCCACCCGGGGGCCGTGGGCCCTGCTGCTGCTCGTCCTGGTGGTGGCCGGAGGCCTGCTCGTCTGGAAGCTCGTGCCCGCGCTGGATGAGGACGTGGAGCCCGAGCCCACCGTGCCCGCGTATGTGGACCCGCGGCTCAGGCAGTTCCCCGAGCCGGGGCAGCCCCCCGTGCTGCCCGTGCCCGACGCGGGGACGGCAGCGGCCGGGAGCGGAGAGGCGCCGGAGCCGGAGGCCCCGCCCAAGGAGGGCGGCAAGTCCTCGCGCAACCGGAAGTCCACGAAAGAGGGCCGGCTGACGCTCATCATCAAGCCCGAGGCCGAGGTTTTCCTGGGCTCGAAGTCGCTGGGCTTCACGCCGCTGCGCAACAAGCCCCTGCCCAAAGGCACGAAGTCGCTGCGCATCGTGGGCCCGGACGGAAAGCACCGGGAGCTCCAGGTCTCCATCCCGGCGGGCGAGACCATCGAGAGGGCGCTGTTGCTCAGTGAAATTCCCGAGCGCTGACGGGGCGGAGACGCAGGTGGCGCTGGACGGGAGGGGCCGGCTCTGGCCTTCTGCACCCTGTTCACCCCCTGCGTGCCCTGGAGGTTCAGGGCCCCCACCTGGATACGGTCTCCCGCCATGGCACCGCTCACCCTTGGCTTCCTCATGGACCCGCTGGAGCACGTGCGGGTGGACCATGACTCCACGTTCGCGATGATGGTGGAGGCGCACCGCCGGGGGCACCGGGTGCGCTACTTCGAGCAGGGCTGGCTGCGCTTCAGCGGCCGGTGCGCCGAGGCGCGCATGCGCACGGTGGCCGTGCGGGCCGAGGCGGGCCGGCACTTCGAGGTGCTGGAGGAGGCGGTGCACCCCATCTCCAGCCTGGATGTGCTGTTCCTGCGCAAGGATCCGCCCGTGGACGTGGACTTCCTGCACGCCACGCAGCTCGTGGAGCTGTGCGCGGGCAAGTCTCCGGTCTACATCAACAGCCCCTCGGCGCTGCGCGAGGCGAACGAGAAGCTCTTCACGCTGCACTTCCCGGACCTGATGCCCGAGACGTTCGTTGCCCGGGAGCTGCAGGCGCTGGCGGACTTCATCACCCGGCACCCCGGGGGGACGATCCTCAAGCCCATCGACGGCTTCGGGGGCAAGGGCATCGTCTTCCTGGGGCAGCAGGACCGCAACATGCGCTCCATGCTGGAGCTGCTCACGCGCGGGGGCCAGGAGGCCATCATGGCCCAGGCCTACGTGCCCCAGGCGCGGCTGGGCGACAAGCGCATCATCCTGGTGAACGGCGAGCCTTTGGGCGCGGTGCTCCGGGTGCCCTCGGACGATGACCACCGGGGGAACATGGCCGCGGGGGGCAAGCCGGTGAAGACGCAGCTCACCGCGCGCGAGAAGGAGATCTGCGCCCGGCTCAAGCCCGTGCTCCTGGAGCGGGGGCTGTACCTGGTGGGCATCGACGTGCTGGGCGACTACCTCACGGAGGTGAACGTGACGAGCCCCACGGGGCTGGTGGAGATCGACCGGCTGGATGGCGTGAGC contains:
- the gshB gene encoding glutathione synthase, which produces MAPLTLGFLMDPLEHVRVDHDSTFAMMVEAHRRGHRVRYFEQGWLRFSGRCAEARMRTVAVRAEAGRHFEVLEEAVHPISSLDVLFLRKDPPVDVDFLHATQLVELCAGKSPVYINSPSALREANEKLFTLHFPDLMPETFVARELQALADFITRHPGGTILKPIDGFGGKGIVFLGQQDRNMRSMLELLTRGGQEAIMAQAYVPQARLGDKRIILVNGEPLGAVLRVPSDDDHRGNMAAGGKPVKTQLTAREKEICARLKPVLLERGLYLVGIDVLGDYLTEVNVTSPTGLVEIDRLDGVSIESHVIDLAERLAANR
- a CDS encoding serine/threonine protein kinase; its protein translation is MDLYRGEQIGKYEVITRLSVGGMAELFLGFTSGPGGFRKYVALKRILPDVRSNEQFERMFLDEARITAAFNHPNIAQVYELGQEDDGLFLAMEFVAGQNLDQVTDACLRRKQPLPLGMSLAVGRDVCLALHYAHAFTGPSGRPSPVIHRDVAQKNIMVTYDGVVKLLDFGIAKARGSLERTHVGTVKGTAGYMSPEQVRGDPLDGRSDVFSLGVVLWELVTGQRLFAGETERDEMLNILEAPIPSPRQRASHVSEDVAAVILKALERNAGDRWQSGRDMARALEDAAGRMMFDLERRAALMRSLFQAKMASTQALLDSADTSKAPAPSGPEPAVIVSPDVAEPEEWDRTPTRNPADEELEAQAAALSARATAMPEDAAARDATRGPWALLLLVLVVAGGLLVWKLVPALDEDVEPEPTVPAYVDPRLRQFPEPGQPPVLPVPDAGTAAAGSGEAPEPEAPPKEGGKSSRNRKSTKEGRLTLIIKPEAEVFLGSKSLGFTPLRNKPLPKGTKSLRIVGPDGKHRELQVSIPAGETIERALLLSEIPER